The DNA segment CTGCTTGCGCAAGAGCCTATTCTGCCGAAGCCGTATCTTGTTGGCAAGCTTCATCTTCAACTTCTGCTCGAGTCTCATTTGCAGCTTCGACTCCAGAGGGAGGTTCTCCACTGACACAGCCTCAGGTCCGATTCCATCCTTTCCATCAGGATCCGAAGAAGCACAAACTGTTACCAATCTCCTCTTCCCGAAGGCCGAATGGTGAGGAAATGCTCTCTCTATTAAAGGGTCTTGCTCGAAGGACAAGACTCCTCTGCAACCTCAAAGCTGGAAAGAGTAACATCAAAACGTGGCTACACCAATCATAGTGAGTACTTCCAATTCAAAAGGAAGAATCTAAGAAACAAGTAGACCTATATATAGTCATTCCCATGATAAATTAGTGGTCACAGAAATTAGGCAGCTCCAAGAACATGACATATCAAATGGAATTGAATTAGATCCTCTTCCTGCATCTGTATAGTGATTCAGACAGACAACTCAATAGACGATATTAAGCTAAAACGACAAACATCATCCCACAACCTGATTTTGCTTACAGGAAAAGGTGACATATTGATCTAATGCTACTCATAATCAACACCTAAGAAGCAAGCCCAAGGCAGCAACAGCAACAAACCAACAAACGGCAATAATTAGAAACAAAAGCACACGGAGTGAAAATAAACTGAAACGAAACATGCATGCTGAGTGTGGAAATAAGTACACAAAAAACAAGATTCACCTcaataaagaaagaaaggaaagggaaagagaTTTGGAAGAATACTTACGGAGGGTTGCTGCAATGGGATGGGAAAGGGCAGGATGAGAGGAGGCGGCGGAAGGAGCgaaggagagggaggggaggTAGGAGGAGAGCCATGTCACCTCCCGACACACTGGGTTTGGATCCCATTGAAGGATcagcctttattattattatatatttcccTCTAAAAGGATATCACCCAATCGATCTGGTTCGAAAAGAGATGCGGCCGGACCGGTTCATTAGGGCGATTTAGGTCGATCGACCAGACCCGATTCATTCTCGGTTCATGTTAATTTCTAAGCTTAACACAGAATTATTGGCTTTACATCCCTCCACTTTAAAGTCTGGGCTTCTTATAAGCAGCTCGCAAAGTGTTGGCCACATCGATGACAAAAAGGATATCTCACGTGGCGTGGCCCCTTTGAAAGCTGTGCTCCATGGCCACCGCCCGCCGCCGCTTCTTGCGCCACCATGTGCTTGCCTCCGGCGACATTTTTTCCCTTCTCAGGCAGAGACTGCTCGACTCTTTTGTCTTTCATAGAACATAAAAGTTCATTAACAATGCGAACATCTCATGCAAGAAAAACAAAGAAGAGATTTTTTGTGGACGCATTATTATGCTGCTACGAAAGTAAATTGTACAATTCTCATCACAAGGGTCAGATGTCATGTCTTTCACAACGCAAAAGCAAATAATAAgagcaaaaaaaagagaaaaagaaggttaACAAATCGAAAATGACCTGGTTTTGGATTTGACAGTGGTTGGTGGACTGACTTCACTCGGGAGCAGGTACAAGTCATCGAAAAACAAAGGTAAAAAAGATGGGTCACATCTGGCTGAGCAAAGAAGAAGAACGTGGAAGAAGAAAGGTTCCGTGGAAGCTTTGGAGTAGTAAGTACCTGAGCGGAGAGAGGTTATGGTGGCAATTGATGGCCAATTACCGAATACAAATCAACCCCATGTtagtagcagcagcagcgtgTTTCGGCGGTGCAAAGAAGCTGAGGAATGCGTCACCTTCTCACAGGTTTGTAAAGAACGACGGTCACATACTTGGACTGGAACCTATGGCTCAGGccaagggccaccatcgactgggAAGAGGATCCTTTCTCTATGAAAAGATGGTTGAGGACCACGTGCTGGGGCTTCCGCGACGCTTCTTCATCAGTGTTCTGCATCCCAAGAACGGTAAGGTGCAGCTGGGATGGAACGAGTGGCGGTTCCTTGGCAAAATCTTCATCTGTGAGCGACCAACTGTAGCTGGAGTCAGGTGAGGGCGGCAAATCAAATTCAGAAATGCTCTCCACATTTTCAGGAACATAATCCTGGataaaagaaaatatgataaGAAAAGAGCTATCTAGTTTCCAGCAGCAGAAGTAGAGATAAGACAAGATCCAAGTCATAGATTCAACCTAATCCACTTATGACATGATAAAGATGTGCAACATCATTTTCCCAGGAATCAGGTGTCAAGGATTCTCATTTAGTTAAAAGCATACCACTCCTGAAGAAACAATTTTAtgcaaaataaaagaagaaaaaaaatactcaCATGGACATCAAGGAGATTAGTGATGTTCCCCGTCTCATCACTAACAAAAGGAAGATCAGGAATGTATTTTAATTGTCCATCCACGATGAACTTGTATCGGTATACTCCCGAAGGGAGAACCATTAAAATGGCATGGTCCTTGCCTGACCTCTGCAAATGCTTCCTGAATGGTAAAAGTTGACAAATTCATAATTTTCATTATTTGTCTCTCGGTTACAAATCAAAATACACTGacctaaggaaaaaaaaaaactgaccTTGAAGTCCAGTCGTCCCATGATCCTTCTACGAGGACAACATTTCCCCCTCGGTTCCATGTTATCAGTGTTGGAATTCCCTTTTCAAGGGGACCATCCGAGAGTTGATCAGGCTCATTCATCCATAGTTGATTAAATACAGGAGGGGCATCAGCAGCTCCATGCAAGGGTGGTACGGGAACCTGAAACATACATTTATCAATT comes from the Musa acuminata AAA Group cultivar baxijiao chromosome BXJ2-8, Cavendish_Baxijiao_AAA, whole genome shotgun sequence genome and includes:
- the LOC135619669 gene encoding SNF1-related protein kinase regulatory subunit beta-1-like, which codes for MGNVSGRDGVEDGGDEDASVRSRSDADPGSTHVRRVRSVDSVESWPPESPGRSRSPLMFAPQVPVPPLHGAADAPPVFNQLWMNEPDQLSDGPLEKGIPTLITWNRGGNVVLVEGSWDDWTSRKHLQRSGKDHAILMVLPSGVYRYKFIVDGQLKYIPDLPFVSDETGNITNLLDVHDYVPENVESISEFDLPPSPDSSYSWSLTDEDFAKEPPLVPSQLHLTVLGMQNTDEEASRKPQHVVLNHLFIEKGSSSQSMVALGLSHRFQSKYVTVVLYKPVRR